The Sporosarcina ureae genomic sequence GAAGATATCTTTGGCGGATGCGCCCATTGTCAACATTAACTCACGTAAGTTTTTATCTGACGAGCGTAAGCCGTCGAACACGCTGACGGTGATCGGAAAAAAAGTGATCAGGACGGTGACTGCGACTTTACTCCAAATGCTGTAGCCGAACCACAAGACAAAAATCGGTGCAAGCGCAATGACAGGAATCGTTTGCGACGCGATCAAAATAGGGTAAAATGCTTGCTCAATTGGTTTCTTACTATACATCGCAATCGCTAGTGTGGATCCGATGATGATCGAAATCGATAAGCCGATCAAAATAGTTAAAGCAGTCGGAGGTAAGTGATGGATAAACAGCTCCGTTTTCAGCTCCCATAATCTGATCAGAATCGCTGAAGGGGACGGAAAGAGGAAACTTTTGTCGTAAAGTCGCGCTGCGATTTCCCATACGCCAAGTAGCATCGCGACGAGAAGTATAGACCAACTATACGAAGTCATCTTCATAGTCGCGCCTCCGAACGAAGCTCGCTGATAAGTTGCTCTTTCAGTTCCATCAGTTCCGGTCGTGCCAAGTCTCGCATAGTGCGTGGTCGGCTGAGAGGCACGACGACTTCGCGAATCGCCTGTACCGGTTTTTCAGCGAGTACAAAGATGCGATCGGATAGGAATAAGGCTTCGTCAATATCATGTGTGATGAAGACGATCGTTTTATCGAGCTTCTGCCATTGATCGATTAGCCACTCTTGCATCGTCAGCCGCGTGATCGCATCTAGTGCGCTAAATGGCTCGTCCAATAATAAAATATTTGAGCCAGTCAGGATTGTGCGCAAAAAAGAAACACGTTGTCGCATCCCGCCTGATAAGTTTCCAGGATAGGCGTTTTCTTCTCCTGCCAGTCCGAAGTCAGCAAGTAACTGGATGATTTCATCGGAAGAAGGTTTACGTTTTTGAAGCTCTACAGGTAATTGAACATTTTCAAGAATCGTCCGCCACGGCATGAGTAAGTCTTGCTGGGGCATATAGCCAACCTTGCCTAACCGTTTCGTAGTCACTTCTCCGTCCAATAAAATCTGTCCACTGTCAGGGTTCTCTAGGCCAGTGATGAGTCGAAATAACGTGCTTTTGCCATAGCCGCTTGGTCCAATGATGCTAACGAATTCGCCTTCCTTCACGTGCCAGTCAACTTGATCGAAAATAACAGTTGGTTTCGAAGCTTTCGTAGCTTGATAATGAAAAGAGACATTAGTAAACTCTAAAACTTTATTCATCATATTCTTACCACTTCTCATTTCTTAAAAAATTCACACAAAAAAAACCACTTCTCTATGCGAAGCGGTTGCATAGTACGGATAAAATCCGTCATATGTCCACTTCCCTCCGCTAGCATTATCTAGAGCAGGTTCAAGGGTTAAGGCGAACGCCTCTCTCAGCAAAAGCACCCCTAGTGTTTATCCATCTCTTATCGTTACATAGTCTGAAAAGATAGTCAAGATAGCTTTGAGGGAAATTGGTATAGGATAGAAGCCTGTAAATAGATGAACCGTCAAATATTACGCTATTGCAATTGTTATGTCGACTCCTTATGATAAAGAGGAGTTTATAGCGTATTTTGGTGTCTTGCTAGTTTGCAAGACTTAAAAAGGAATCAGGTGAAAATCCTGAACGGTCCGGCCACTGTAATTGGAAAGTGACTTCAGACAACCACTGGTATTCGTACTGGGAAGGTTGAAGTTGCGTTGGTATCCAAAAGTCAGGAGACTTACCATAATACCATGCTTACAACCTTCCGGAAAAAGGTGTGTATGTGGTGTTGTATTAGGTATGTCTAAACACGCATCCATCCATCCTAGTCTCTTTCCGGAGGCGGGATTTTTTTATTAAAAAAAATAGGGGGTAGGAGTCGTTGAAGAAAGGTAGTCGAGTAAGCAAGACGTTTTCTGTGTTAGTAAGCTTGTGGTTGATGTTGTCGTTTGTAACTCCGACAGTACAAGCCGTGGATACAGGAGTAGAGAAAACAGAAGGAACAGTTGAAGAGCTGGCAAATGTAAACACTACTGCGAATCATACCCCAGCTATACCAGAAGTTATTCGTACGGTAGACGAGATGCTAGCGGATACGTTACGTTTTTATGAAGAAGAGAGATATAATAAGGATAACTTTAGATGGGGTATGCCGGGAATTAGTTGGACGGAACTGGTTGGATTGGGCGCATCTAGTTCGCAATTAATTGATGGTACAGCACGATTACCAGAGTGGATTACTAAAGATCCAGAATTAAATAGTGACGAGTCAGATACAGACCATATCCGTTATATCTTTGGTTTGCTGGCAGTAGGGAAGGATCCAACTACTGCGTGGGAAACGAATCGTAATCTGTATGCAGAGTTAGCGGCACAACAAAAAGCAGATGGATCAATTGGTCCTATAAATAAACACGCCTGGGCGATGCTCGCTTTAGATACAGGTATGAAGCGTGGGCAGGACGTAGGAACATGGAATGCTGAAGCGAAAGAAAAAGCGTTACAACATTTGTTAAAGCAAGAAAAGGAAAAGGGTGGATTTTCTCTTTCATTAAACGTACAAGACAAAGCTGATCCCGATATGACAGCGATGGTCTTATTGGCACTAGCAAATTATCAAGATGATAGTGCGGTGAATACAGCCATTGAACGAGCAAAACACGTCTTACGCGAACAACAACTGGATACAGCTGGCTGGGGCGCTTGGGGAGAAAACTCCAACAGTATTGCGACTGTCATTTCAGGACTGGTTGCTTCAGGAGAAGACGTTACATCTATCGAATGGCAAAAAGGTGGGAAATCACCTGTAGATGCATTAAGCAAATTCCAAATGAAAAATGGAGCATTTGCATTCACTTTACCAGCCGATAAATGGGTCAATACGATAGCTGTCGAACAATCTTTAATTGCACTACAAGAAATTAAAACGGGTAAATCTGTCTGGCAACAATTTTCTGAAGAAGAAACTATAGAGCCACCAGTACATCCAACGAATATTACATTTTCCGTAGAAACACGAACAATGAATATGGGGGATATTATTAGCCCAAAACAGTTGGAAATTGAGTCGGGGGATACGGCGTTCACGGTACTACAACGTGAAGTAGAAAGTGGCTCAATACCATTCAAATTTACTGGTGTAGGTCCAACCCTATACGTGAAAAGCATTAATAATGTAGCGGAATTTGATGGCGGTCCGCTAAGTGGCTGGATGTATTCAGTCAATGGTGAATTCCCGCAGTATAGTGCTGGAATTTATGAATTAAAGAAAGACGATATTTTACGTTGGCAGTATACAACGAACTTGGGAGCAGATCTAGGAGATGATTGGAATCCTATACCGAACCCTGAACTCTCACTCAAATCACCTGAAAATGTAAAAGCTACAGTTACAGATAGGAAGCTTCAAATTCAAGTGATAGATGAAAAGACTGGAGAACTGCACCCGGCAAAAGTAGAAAAAACAGAAGTGGTTGACGGAAAGATGATCGTTCAAATCGGGGAAGCGGGCACAGTGCTGGATGCAGTTGAAGGTCTCGAACTCTCTTCAGAAATACTGCAAGTTGTAGTGCTCGAAAATGATCAACCCTATACGTATTTCGATTTTGAAAATGAAGTTCAAACGATGAAAGAGTGGACTATCACGTTTTCAGATACATTACAGCATGATGCTGCGAACTTAGAAAAAGTAGTCGTGAGAAATGCAATGGGTAAAACTGTTAATGTTTCTACAACACTCGGAGAAGATGGAAAATCAGTGAAAATCAAGCCGATTGCTGGATATACTAAAGGCGAACTCTATTATTTAACGATTACCGAAGTGAAATCAGCAAACGATAAAGTAATCAAAGAACCGATTCGCAAAGTATTTATAATCGAATAAAAAATTGAAGACTATCATACAAGTCAGTACCATATGGCTTGTATGGTAGTCTTTTGTGTAATATCTTGCATTTATCTATAAATCTATGTAATATAATGACTAGCAGACCGAAACGGTATTCCGGTCATTTCTGAAGGAAGTGTCATAATGGATCGTAGAGAAGAAATTATATTGGCGGCTGAAAAATCGTTTACGATGTTTGGATATAAAGCGACGACGATGGATCAAGTAGCGAAGATTGCGAATGTGGGGAAAGGTACAATCTATACATTTTTCTCGAATAAAGAAGAGTTATTTCATTCAATTGTCTGGAAAATGGTTGAAGAAATGAAAAACGTCTCCGAACAGACAGCTAAAGAAGGCGCGTCATTTCAAGAGAATGCCCATGCGCGTATTATGCAATTGTTGAAATTTCGCGAGACCCATCAGTTATTTATTAAATTGATCGAAGAAGAGAAAGAGTTACGAACACCTGCTGTAGGAGACGTGTTAACGTCTATAGAGAAGGAAATATTAAAATTCATTGCAAGAAAGATTGATCGCGGTGTCGCAAAAGGTGAATTAAAGCCATGTGACAGCGAGCTAATTGCATATCTTTTATTCAAAACGTATTTAGCACTAGTTAACGATTGGTCAAAGACGCATCATGAACAACTGACGGAAAAGCAAATCACGGACTTGTTGAACGATACGATCTTTTCCAGTTTGTTAGTGTAACGTGCGAATGACAGAATATAGAGTGAGGGTTTATATTACATGAATAAAATTTGGTTTATAGTTAGACGCGATCTTCGGAATATCTTCAAGAATAAAGCAGCACTCATTGTCATTGCGGCGATTGCATTTCTGCCTTCTCTATATGCTTGGATGAACATACTCGCTTCATGGGATCCGTATTCCAATACGAAAGGCGTAGAAGTCGCGGTCGTCAGTGAAGACGTAGGTGCGAAAATAGAGGATAAGGAATTCAATGTCGGAGATGAAGTCATCGTCTCGCTGACCAAGAACGATGATCTCGGCTGGCAGTTTGTAACGAAAGATGAAGCGTTAAAAGGCGTGAAACATGGTGATTACTATGCTGCGATCATCATTCCAAAAGACTTCTCAGAGAATTTAAGCAGTGTCATCACCGACGATATTAAGAAACCCACATTAGATTATTATATCAATGAAAAAATCAATGCAATTTCCCCGAAAGTAGCGGGCAAAGGTGCGTCTGCTATTGTAGAAAATATCGATAAAACATTCGTTGAACAAGCGAATGAAGCAGTCATCAAGGTATTCAATAATCTCGGAGTAGAACTTGAAGGAAATCGTGTGAATATCGAAAAGCTACGTGATTTAATTTATCAATTGGAATTTGACATTCCTGAAATCTATTCAAAGTTAGAACTGATGGATAAAGGCTTGAATTACGCAGACTCTTCTATTGATCGTGT encodes the following:
- a CDS encoding ABC transporter ATP-binding protein; translated protein: MNKVLEFTNVSFHYQATKASKPTVIFDQVDWHVKEGEFVSIIGPSGYGKSTLFRLITGLENPDSGQILLDGEVTTKRLGKVGYMPQQDLLMPWRTILENVQLPVELQKRKPSSDEIIQLLADFGLAGEENAYPGNLSGGMRQRVSFLRTILTGSNILLLDEPFSALDAITRLTMQEWLIDQWQKLDKTIVFITHDIDEALFLSDRIFVLAEKPVQAIREVVVPLSRPRTMRDLARPELMELKEQLISELRSEARL
- a CDS encoding ABC transporter permease, yielding MTSYSWSILLVAMLLGVWEIAARLYDKSFLFPSPSAILIRLWELKTELFIHHLPPTALTILIGLSISIIIGSTLAIAMYSKKPIEQAFYPILIASQTIPVIALAPIFVLWFGYSIWSKVAVTVLITFFPITVSVFDGLRSSDKNLRELMLTMGASAKDIFYKLDLPSALPSFFSGLKVAVTLSVIGAAIGEWLGAQAGLGYFSRRMMTQFDSAAVFAPIVLLSAVGIIFFLLVVVLEKYFLQWRNHQ
- a CDS encoding TetR/AcrR family transcriptional regulator, giving the protein MDRREEIILAAEKSFTMFGYKATTMDQVAKIANVGKGTIYTFFSNKEELFHSIVWKMVEEMKNVSEQTAKEGASFQENAHARIMQLLKFRETHQLFIKLIEEEKELRTPAVGDVLTSIEKEILKFIARKIDRGVAKGELKPCDSELIAYLLFKTYLALVNDWSKTHHEQLTEKQITDLLNDTIFSSLLV
- a CDS encoding DUF4430 domain-containing protein; protein product: MKKGSRVSKTFSVLVSLWLMLSFVTPTVQAVDTGVEKTEGTVEELANVNTTANHTPAIPEVIRTVDEMLADTLRFYEEERYNKDNFRWGMPGISWTELVGLGASSSQLIDGTARLPEWITKDPELNSDESDTDHIRYIFGLLAVGKDPTTAWETNRNLYAELAAQQKADGSIGPINKHAWAMLALDTGMKRGQDVGTWNAEAKEKALQHLLKQEKEKGGFSLSLNVQDKADPDMTAMVLLALANYQDDSAVNTAIERAKHVLREQQLDTAGWGAWGENSNSIATVISGLVASGEDVTSIEWQKGGKSPVDALSKFQMKNGAFAFTLPADKWVNTIAVEQSLIALQEIKTGKSVWQQFSEEETIEPPVHPTNITFSVETRTMNMGDIISPKQLEIESGDTAFTVLQREVESGSIPFKFTGVGPTLYVKSINNVAEFDGGPLSGWMYSVNGEFPQYSAGIYELKKDDILRWQYTTNLGADLGDDWNPIPNPELSLKSPENVKATVTDRKLQIQVIDEKTGELHPAKVEKTEVVDGKMIVQIGEAGTVLDAVEGLELSSEILQVVVLENDQPYTYFDFENEVQTMKEWTITFSDTLQHDAANLEKVVVRNAMGKTVNVSTTLGEDGKSVKIKPIAGYTKGELYYLTITEVKSANDKVIKEPIRKVFIIE